CCCTGGCCGTCGTGTTCTTCCACTACGGCGGCCCGGTCGTCGACCGGCTGCAGGGCTGGATCGCCGTCCAGCTGTTCTTCGTGCTGTCCGGCTTCCTCATCACGACGCTGGCGCTGCGCGAAGAGGACCGCGCCGGCCGGGTCTCGCTGCGCGACTTCTACGTCCGCCGCGTCCTCCGGATCATGCCGGTGTACTTGCTGCTGCTCGGCCTGACGGCGCTGGCGGTGACGCTCGCCGGCGCGTACCAGAGCAGCAGACTGGCCGACGCGATGCCGTTCTACCTGACGTTCTTCAACGAGGTCGTCGACTTCAACACGCCGTACCCGACGTCGTGGTCGCTGGGTGTGGAGGAGAAGTTCTACCTCGTCTGGCCCGCGCTGCTCGTGCTGACGTCGTTCGCGAAGTCCGGGAAGACCGCGCTGCGCCTGCTGATCGGCGCGGGCGCGGTGGGCGTCGTGCTCGGCGTGCTGCCGCTGGCGCCGTCCCATCAGTGGGCCAGCCTGGCCGTGCACTACGGCTCCCTGGTCGTCGGCTGCCTGCTCGCGCTGGCGCTGCACCACCCGCGTGGGTTCGCGGTGCTGCGGCCGCTGACCAGCCCGGCCGCCGCGGTGCTGGTCGCGCTGGGGTTCTGCGTGCTGCAGCTGTCGGTCAAGCCGCTGGGGCAGTCGCTCGGCGGGTACTGGCAGTTCGTCGTCCCGATCTACGCGGTGGGCGCGGCGCTGCTGCTCGTCGCGGTCGTCTCGGCGGGCCCGGTGCGGCGGCTGCTCGCGAGCCGTCCGCTCACCTACATCGGTGATCGCTCCTACGCGCTCTACCTGGCCCAGACCGGGGCCGCGGGCGTCACCGGGCTCCTGCTGCCGACGGGACTCGCGAAGGCCGCCGCGACCTCCGCCGTCGCACTGCTCTTCGCGTGCTGCCTGCGGCGGTGGGTCGAGCTGCCCGCGATCGCGGTCGGCCGCCGGCTGGTGGCGAAAGCCGAGCGGGCCCCTGCCGGAGAACGACAGGAGCCCGCTCGGGTGGACTAGGGATCAGGCGAGCACGGTCGCCAGCGGCGTGTGGGGCAGGTCGTGAGCGACCGCGACCGGGCCGTTCGTCAGGGCGCCCGCGTGCGTGTTGAGGCCCTTCGCCAGCGCCGCGTCCGCCTGCAGCGCGGCTTTCCAGCCGTGCTCGGCCAGCTGGACCGCGTACGGCAGCGTGACGTTCGTGAGGCCGTAGGTCGACGTCCGCGGCACCGCGCCCGGCATGTTCGCGACGCAGTAGAAGAGCGACTCGTGCACGGTGTAGGTCGGGTCGTCGTGCGTGGTCGGGCGCGAGTCGGCGAAGCAGCCGCCCTGGTCGATCGCGATGTCGACGAGCACGCTGCCGGCCTTCATGCGGGCCACGAGCTCGTTCGAGACGAGCTTCGGCGCCTTCGCGCCCGGCACCAGCACCGCGCCGATGACCATGTCGGCCTGCAGCACGGACTCCTCGACCGACAGGCGGTTGGACGTCACCGTGCGGATGCGGCCGCCGAAGTCGTTGTCGATCTGGCGGAGGCGGTCGACGTTGGTGTCCAGGATCTCGACGTCCGAGCCGAGGCCCAGCGCGACGCGGGCGGCGTTCAGGCCGGCCACGCCGCCGCCGATGACGACGACGCGCGCGGGGTGCACACCCGGGATGCCGCCGGGCAGCACGCCGCGGCCGCCGCTCGGCTTCATCAGCGAGAACGCGCCGACCTGCGGGGCCAGCCGGCCCGCGACCTCGGACATCGGGGCGAGCAGCGGAAGCGCGCCGCTCGCGGTCTGCACGGTCTCGTAGGCGATCGCGGTGGTGCCGGCGGCCAGCAGCGCGTCGGTCAGCGGCCGGTCGGCGGCGATGTGCAGGTAAGTGAACAGCACCTGGTCGGCGCGCAGCCGGGGGTACTCCTCGGCGATCGGCTCCTTGACCTTGAGGACCAGCTCGCCCTCGGCCCAGGTCTCGGCGGCGGTGGCGAGGATCTTCGCGCCGGCGGCGACGTACTCCTCGTCCGAGATGGACGAACCGATCCCGGCGCCCGTCTCGACGAAGACGTCGTGCCCGCGGCCGACCAGCTCGTGGACCCCGGCCGGGGTCAGCGCGACCCGGTATTCGTGCCTCTTGATTTCACGGGGAACGGCGATACGCACGGTCGGCCTCCTGGGTCGGTCTGCGTCCGGATTCGATGCGGTGGTGCCAATCACGGTGAACCACCCGGACGGCGGTGTCATCGTGCTGGACGGACATTTTTTTCAGGCAATCGTGGTGCTGGCAGGACAAGACCGTTGACTTCGACCGCGCTGGAGATTGCAACGTGCACGCATGAGAGCTGTGTGGTTGCGGGAGTTCGGCGGGCCGGAAGTGCTCGAGCCGGGGGACGCGCCGGACCCGGTCCCCGGACCCGGTCAGGTGCTGGTCGAGGTGGCGTTCGCGAACCTCACCTTCGTCGAGACCCAGGTGCGGGCCGGGACGGGACCGTTCCGTCCGGTGTTGCCGATCATCCCCGGCAACGGCGTCGGCGGCGTGATCAGCGCGGTCGGCGAGGGCGTGGACCCGGGGCTCGCCGGGCAGCGGGTGGTCACGTCGACCGGCGGCTCCGGCGGGTACGCCCAGCGCGTCGCGGTGGACGCGGCGGCGGTGTTCGGAGTGCCGGACGCGCTGGCGCTCGACGCGGCGGTGGCGCTGCTCGCGGACGGCCGGACCGCGACGGGCCTGGTCCGTGCCACCCGGGTGCGGCCCGGCGAGCGGGTCCTGGTCGAGGCGGCCGCGGGCGGCGTCGGCGGCCTGCTGGTGCAGCTGGCGAAGGCGGCGGGCGCTTCGGTGGTCGGCGCGGCGGGCGGGCCGGCGAAGGTGGCGTCGGTGGTGGGCGCCGACGTCGTGGTCGACTACCTGGCTTCGGATTGGACGTCTTCGGCCGGCGAAGTGGACGTCGTCTTCGACGGCGTGGGCGGGGCGATCGGCACGGCGGCGTTCGGGCTCCTGCGGCCGGGCGGGCGGATGGCGGTGTACGGCCTGGCGGGCGGCTCGTGGGCGGAAGTGTCCGAAGAGGACGCCGCGGCGCGAGGGGTTTCGCTGGTGCGCTCGATCGGGAGCCCGGCGGACCTGCGGGCGTGCACGGAGTCGGCGCTTTCCGAAGCGGCCGCCGGACGGCTGGTGCCGGTGATCGGCCGGCGCTTCCCGCTGGAGAAGGTCGCGGACGCCCACGCGGCGATCGAATCCCGCGCCACGGTGGGCAAGACGCTCCTGGTCGTCTGAAAGCCGTGAAGGCCTCCTTCCCGGCCGTAAGAGCCGGGAAGGAGGCCTTCAC
This genomic window from Amycolatopsis mongoliensis contains:
- a CDS encoding acyltransferase family protein, whose amino-acid sequence is MIDYWRPLDHAEYRASSWFPGLTGLRALAALAVVFFHYGGPVVDRLQGWIAVQLFFVLSGFLITTLALREEDRAGRVSLRDFYVRRVLRIMPVYLLLLGLTALAVTLAGAYQSSRLADAMPFYLTFFNEVVDFNTPYPTSWSLGVEEKFYLVWPALLVLTSFAKSGKTALRLLIGAGAVGVVLGVLPLAPSHQWASLAVHYGSLVVGCLLALALHHPRGFAVLRPLTSPAAAVLVALGFCVLQLSVKPLGQSLGGYWQFVVPIYAVGAALLLVAVVSAGPVRRLLASRPLTYIGDRSYALYLAQTGAAGVTGLLLPTGLAKAAATSAVALLFACCLRRWVELPAIAVGRRLVAKAERAPAGERQEPARVD
- the ald gene encoding alanine dehydrogenase, with the protein product MRIAVPREIKRHEYRVALTPAGVHELVGRGHDVFVETGAGIGSSISDEEYVAAGAKILATAAETWAEGELVLKVKEPIAEEYPRLRADQVLFTYLHIAADRPLTDALLAAGTTAIAYETVQTASGALPLLAPMSEVAGRLAPQVGAFSLMKPSGGRGVLPGGIPGVHPARVVVIGGGVAGLNAARVALGLGSDVEILDTNVDRLRQIDNDFGGRIRTVTSNRLSVEESVLQADMVIGAVLVPGAKAPKLVSNELVARMKAGSVLVDIAIDQGGCFADSRPTTHDDPTYTVHESLFYCVANMPGAVPRTSTYGLTNVTLPYAVQLAEHGWKAALQADAALAKGLNTHAGALTNGPVAVAHDLPHTPLATVLA
- a CDS encoding zinc-binding dehydrogenase — its product is MRAVWLREFGGPEVLEPGDAPDPVPGPGQVLVEVAFANLTFVETQVRAGTGPFRPVLPIIPGNGVGGVISAVGEGVDPGLAGQRVVTSTGGSGGYAQRVAVDAAAVFGVPDALALDAAVALLADGRTATGLVRATRVRPGERVLVEAAAGGVGGLLVQLAKAAGASVVGAAGGPAKVASVVGADVVVDYLASDWTSSAGEVDVVFDGVGGAIGTAAFGLLRPGGRMAVYGLAGGSWAEVSEEDAAARGVSLVRSIGSPADLRACTESALSEAAAGRLVPVIGRRFPLEKVADAHAAIESRATVGKTLLVV